The following are encoded together in the Xanthobacter autotrophicus Py2 genome:
- a CDS encoding Serine acetyltransferase-like protein (KEGG: bja:blr2371 serine acetyltransferase) — protein MSRAHLSQERKGMTVSETPLQKIKADLRHYASSERRGVSTAFVFRMFLLTPGFQFVFANRLQEIVVRIPLIGRLLRRIIWWATCLIFSSEIALAAKVGGGLYVPHPYGIVVGAATIGRNLRLLQNVTIGRKSSVDPRDPVIEDDVQISAGAVLLGPITIGEGAVVGANSVVLKDVPAGALAIGIPARIIPAAVPEVVAGADPLVASAL, from the coding sequence ATGTCCCGCGCGCATCTTTCGCAGGAAAGGAAGGGTATGACCGTTTCGGAAACGCCCCTGCAGAAAATCAAAGCTGATCTTCGCCACTATGCGTCTTCCGAGCGCAGGGGCGTGTCTACTGCCTTTGTCTTCCGCATGTTCCTGCTGACGCCTGGGTTTCAGTTCGTGTTCGCGAACCGGCTGCAGGAGATCGTCGTCCGCATCCCGCTCATCGGGCGTTTGCTGCGTCGGATCATCTGGTGGGCGACCTGCCTGATCTTCAGCTCGGAGATCGCGCTCGCGGCCAAGGTCGGGGGCGGCCTCTACGTGCCCCACCCCTATGGCATCGTCGTTGGCGCGGCCACCATCGGCCGGAACCTGCGCCTGCTGCAGAACGTGACCATCGGTCGCAAGAGTTCGGTCGACCCGCGCGATCCGGTGATCGAGGACGATGTCCAGATCTCCGCGGGCGCTGTGCTGCTCGGCCCCATCACCATCGGCGAGGGGGCTGTCGTCGGCGCCAATTCCGTCGTGCTGAAGGACGTTCCGGCCGGAGCCCTGGCCATCGGCATTCCGGCGCGGATCATTCCGGCCGCCGTGCCCGAGGTTGTGGCTGGCGCCGACCCTCTCGTCGCCTCCGCCCTCTGA